In Deinococcus maricopensis DSM 21211, the sequence GGTCATGCGATACGCTGTAACTGAACGCCTCCAGTTCCTGATTGGCGTCCTGCAGCGCGCGCGCTGCCGCTTCCAGCTCGTGCGTCCGGGCGCGCACGCGCGCCTCCAGCTCCTCATTCAGGTCGCGCAGGGCCGCTTCCGCCTCGTGGCGGGCAGTGACGTCCACGCCCGTCACGACCGCGAACGCCGGCGTGCCGTCCACGTCATGAATCAGCGCGGACGAATAGCTGACGTACCCGCGCGTGCCGTCGCCGCGCAGCATCTCGACTTCCTCGTTCTCCACCGTCTGGCCGGTCGTGACGGTGCGCGCCAGCGGCCAGTCCAGCCCCTCGTACCGCCGCCCGTCCGGGTGGAAGCCCATGTACTCGCTGTACTCGTCGATGCCGCCGGCCGGCAGGAAGTCGCGGCGCAGGATGCGCCCGATCGCGTCGTTTCCGGTGATGAGGCGCCCGCTCGGCACCTCCGCCACCCAGATCGCCACGGGCATCTGCGCGAGAATCAACGCCAGTCGCTCCCGCTCCACCTTCAGGGCCGCGAGGGTCGCCTCGCGCTCGTCACTGAGCTGCGCGCGCGCGAGGGCCTGCGCGAGCTGCCCCGCGAGTGACGCCGCGAAGTCCCGTTCAGCCTCGTTGAAGGTGCGGTCCGTGCTGAACTGCAGCAGCAGCACCCCCAGCGTCTGGGCGTTCACGACCAGCGGCAGCGCCGCCACCGCCCGCGCGCCCTCCAGTTCCGGGTCCAGCGCGTTCAGGTCCGCGGCGCGCAGGAACACGGGCGCGCCCGCACGGAACGCCCGCGTGGCGGGCGCGAGCGTCTCGGGAGGCAGGGCGGCGTCCTCGCCCACGGCCGCACCGAGACTGTGCAGCACGGTCAGCGAGTCGGCGCCGGGCACCAGCACCGCGCCGCCGCTCGCTTCCAGGGCGGGCAGGCCCGTGCGGAGCGCCGCCTCGGCCACCGCCCAGGTGCTCGGCGCGCCCGCGAGCGCCCGCGTCACGTCCAGCAGCCGCTCACGCCGCTCGTCCGCCAGGCGGCGCTCCGTGATGTCCCGGAAGTGCACGGCAATGCCGTCGTCGTGCGGAAAGGCGCGGACCTCCACCCACACGCCCAGCGCGGGGTAGTGCGCGTCGAACTCCGCCACCTCGCGGGTGTTCATGACGGCGTGATAGTGCGGGTGCAGCGCGGTGCTGAGCGCCTCCGGGAAACATTCCCAGAGCACGCGGCCCAGCAAGACCGGCGGGGTGGTGCCCATGATGGCGGCGGCATGATGATTGACGAACGTGAAGCGCCAGTGGGCGTCCACGGCGAAAAACGGGTCCAGGAGGCCGTCCAGCAGGGCGTAGAGGTTGGCGGTTCGGGGGGAAAGGTCAGTGGTCACAGCGCAACTCGTCGGAACAACGTCTTCAGCGTACGGGTCCGTCTCACCATAACCTTCAACATCGCAACAATCTGAACGGACGCTCAACGTTCCCCTCACTCACCCGGCGGCCCGCAGCGCTCCCGCCCGGGGTACAGAACCCACGAGCACGCCCTCAGCCCCCTGCTCGGGCCGCCGCCGACCCGGACAGCGGCCCCGCGCGCAGAGCCGTCCGGCGCACTAACATGACCGCGTGCCCCACCCCGCTCACTCGCCGCCCGCCCGCAGCACGCTCCGGCGCGTCTGGCGCGAATGGGTCCTGGGCGCCATCCTGCCAGTCTGGTTGGTGACGACCTTCCTGTTCACGTTCGCGCGCGTGGACGGCGCCAGCATGCAGCCCACCCTCCACACGGGCGAGGTGCTGCTGCTCCTCAAGTACCCCCGCTGGGCGCGCGCCTGGCACCTCAGCGGCGCGTTTCCCCGGCGCGGCGACATCATCGTGTTCAAAGGGCCCGCCGACAGCCCGTACAGCACCGAACCCGGACCGTTCGGGCGTCCGCACCGCCCCTACCTCGTGAAACGCGTCGTGGGCCTCCCCGGCGACACCGTGGACGTCGAGGACGGCACCGTCCACGTCAACGGCCACGCGCTCCGTGAACCGTACGCGAGCGGCCCGACCGAGCAGGACCACGCGCCCGTGCGGGTGCCCGCCGGCCACGTGTACGTCCTCGGGGACAACCGCATCATCGGCGAGAGCGTCGACTCGCGGCTGTTCGGCCCCGTGGACCTGCGTGACGTTGCCGGGCCTGTGCCGCTGCGCCTGTGGCCGCCCGCACGCCTGACCACCCGCTGACGCGCAGCGCACCCGAATTCACGCTCGATGAGCGCGCCGCTCATGCGCGTACGGTAGCGTGCCGGGCATGAAACACGCCCTCACCCTGGCCGCCCTGACCTTCGCCGCCGCTCCTGCGCTCGCCCAGGCGCAAGGCTACGTCCGCGTGCAGGACGCGAAACTGCCGTTCAGCGTCGACCTGCCTAAGGGCTGGGTCGGCCTGAAAACCAATGACGGCCTCGCCGGCATCACCGCCGCGAGCGCCGCGAAACCGCCCGCCGCGATGATCCGCCTGATCTTCATTCCCAAGAACGGCAAGACCGTGAACCTGCCCGTGGAACTCGCCGCGTTCGAGAAGTCCGTGCAGGCCGACGGCACCAAGCTCAGCCGCCTGACCGAGAAGTCCGTCGCTTACGGCGGCGTGAGCGGCATCGAACGCACGTACAACATGACCATCAAAGGCCAGGCGTACAAAATGCGCCTGTGGTTCGGGAACGGCGCGAAGAACTTCTACAGCTTCCAGCACATCAACACGACCGCCGGGTATGCCAAGACCGACCCGGCCTTCACGCGCGCCCTCACCAGCCTCAAGTTCAGGTGAATCCCGCAGCTGGAACCGGCGGGGCGGCCCGCCGGTTCTGTGCTGACGCGGGGTGCCGCGCCTCCGGGGTGCATCACACCCCCATCATGAGTGTGCGGCATACTGAGGAAGATTGACCGGCGCGCGGCGCGGCTACGGGGGAGTGCCCCTCGGGCGACACGCTCCCGCCGGGTCACGGGAAAGTCATCATGACGACAGCTTCACATGCCCTCAGCGTCCGCTGGGTGCCCGGCACCATGAACGAGGTCCAGTTCATGCTCGGGCAGGCGCTTCACCGCATTCACCTCAGCGCCCTGCACCGCACCTTCGGCGCGCGCAGCAGCGACCGCCTGTACCTGCAGGGCCACATGACCGTGCAGGTCTCCAGCAGTGAACTGCGCACCTTGTTGCGCTAAACGCCCCACGCAAAGCGGCGCGCCGCTTTGCGCGCCTAATCAGTGCGGGTCCGCCTCCCCGCCCGCTCAAGAGGACAGGGTTGCCGTGGGCATCGCCATACTCCGGGTGCGCTGGTAGATTGCCAGCATGCCGACGTACCGGACGTGCACCAGACCCCGGCTGTTCAGGTGACTGAGGCTCTGGTTCGTCGCGGGCAGCGTGAGGTTCAGCAGCCGCCCCAGGTGCGAGGCCGAATCCGGCTTCTGGTCCAGCGCGTGCAGCACCCGCAGATCCTGCATGCTCAGCGGCGCGCCGTCCGCGCGTTCCGCCGGGTCGTGCGAGGGCGCGCGGACGAACAAGGACTGCCCGTACACGGTGGCGTACGTCTGCAGCACGTGATGTTCCCGCACCAGGGTCGCGAGGGCCTCGCGCACCAGCGTGCGGTGCAGGTGCGTCTCCTGCATGACGCGGCTCTCGGTCCACTGCGGCGTGTGGCTGAACAGGGCGTGGATGCTGCGAACGGCGCGGGCCAGATGGGTCGGATCGTGGAAGGTCATGGTGCTCCTGACGAGCGTGCAATGAGAGACGGCGCGCGCCCCGCTCAACTCATCGGAAGAGCGGGGCGCGGGGACGGACTGAGCCTCATCACCTTACCGGCCCATCAGGCCGGGCGGGGTTCAGTTAGATGGGCGGGTCTTCATGCAGCGCGGGTCACTTCGTGTCGTACCAGTTCGGGCCGGTGCCGATCTCCACGCGCAGCGGCACCTTCAACGTCACGACGCCCTCCATCACGCGCCGCGTGAGCGCCGCGACCTCGTCCGCGCGGTCCGACGGCGCCTCGATCAGCAGTTCGTCGTGCACCTGCAGCAGCAGGCGCGCGCCGAGTGCGCTGAGCTGCTCGTCCAGTTCGACCATCGCGATCTTGATGATGTCCGCGGCGGTGCCCTGAATGGGCATGTTGTACGCCACGCGCTCCCCGGCCTCACGCATGGTGCGGTTGGCGCTGCGCAGCTCCGGCACGAGGCGGCGGCGGCCGTACATCGTCTCCACGTACCCGTGCTCCCGCCCGAATGCGAGGGTCGCGTCGATGTACTCGCGGATGCGCGGGTACGTCGCGAAGTACCGCTCGATGAAGCGGCTCGCCTCCGCGAACGAGATGCCCAGGTCGTTGCTGAGGCGGTGCGCGCTCATGCCGTACAGCACCCCGAAGTTCACGGTCTTCGCGGCGCGGCGCTGATTTGGCGTGACGAGGTCCTCCATCACGCCCAGCACCTGCGCGGCCGTGCGGCGGTGAATGTCCGCGCCGCCCACGAACGCCTCCTGCATGAGCGCGTCGTCCGCGATGTGCGCGAGCAGCCGCAGCTCGATCTGACTGTAGTCGGCGCTGATCAGGCAGAAGCCGTCGTCCGCGATGAAGCCCTTGCGGATCTCGCGGCCCGTCTCGCTGCGGATGGGGATGTTCTGCAGGTTCGGGTTCAGGCTGCTCAGGCGTCCGGTCGCCACGGCCGTCTGCGCGAACGTCGTGTGCAGGCGCCCCGTGAGGGGGTTCACGAGGTTCGGGAGGGGGTCGAGGTACGTGCCCTTGAGTTTCGTCAGCTCGCGGTACTCCAGCAGCAGCGGGATGATGGGGTGCTCGTCCCGCAGGGGTTCGAGGGCGCTCACGGCGGTGCTGCGCTTCCCGGTGAGTTTCGTCTTCTTGCCGCTGGCGAGGCCCAGCTCGTCGTACAGGACGCTTTCGAGCTGGTCGCGGGAGTTGACGCTGAACGGGTGCCCGGCGAGCTCCTGAATGCGCGCGTCGAGTTCCTGCGCGCGCGCGCCCAGGCTGTCGCTCAGGCCGCGCAGGTACGCGCTGTCGAGGCGCACGCCGCGCACCTCCATGCGCGCGAGGACGTGCGCGAGGGGCCGCTCCACGTCCTTGTACAGCTGCGCGCGCTTCTCGTCGAGTTGCGGACGCAGGGCCGTGAGGAGTTGCGCGGTGGCGAGCGCGCGGGTGGGCGCGTCGTCCGGCCAGGGCGCGCCGAGGTGCGCCTGCGCGAGCAGGCTGGCGTTCGTGACGGTGTTGTCCAGCAGGTACGCGATCAGCAGCGGGTCCTCGCCGGGCTCGACGCTCACGCCGCGGACCTGCAGGTGCGTGGCGAGCGCCTTGGCGTTCACGGCGTTCACGACGCGCACCCCCTCGAAGGCGCTCAGGTCGACG encodes:
- a CDS encoding ATP-binding protein, which encodes MTTDLSPRTANLYALLDGLLDPFFAVDAHWRFTFVNHHAAAIMGTTPPVLLGRVLWECFPEALSTALHPHYHAVMNTREVAEFDAHYPALGVWVEVRAFPHDDGIAVHFRDITERRLADERRERLLDVTRALAGAPSTWAVAEAALRTGLPALEASGGAVLVPGADSLTVLHSLGAAVGEDAALPPETLAPATRAFRAGAPVFLRAADLNALDPELEGARAVAALPLVVNAQTLGVLLLQFSTDRTFNEAERDFAASLAGQLAQALARAQLSDEREATLAALKVERERLALILAQMPVAIWVAEVPSGRLITGNDAIGRILRRDFLPAGGIDEYSEYMGFHPDGRRYEGLDWPLARTVTTGQTVENEEVEMLRGDGTRGYVSYSSALIHDVDGTPAFAVVTGVDVTARHEAEAALRDLNEELEARVRARTHELEAAARALQDANQELEAFSYSVSHDLRTPLRHIQGFVGLLRRQLSDTLSPRAATHLDVIESSAARMNTLIEELLAFARASRATMQRQAVPLGQLVEEVRANLAPEQQGRTVHWTVGSLPTVQGDQAMLRQVFVNLLSNALKYTRTREEARIEVRAELDAGMWTVSVRDNGVGFDPQYADRLFGAFQRLHREDEFEGVGVGLANVRRVVARHEGRTGAEGRLGEGATFWFSLPA
- the polA gene encoding DNA polymerase I; translated protein: MRGMTAPDTVVLIDGHALAYRSYFAIPPLTNSAGESTNAILGFLRLTLRLEKQVSNQVIVVFDPPVKTFRHEQFEGYKAGRAQTPEDLPKQINRIRSLVDAMGLPRLEVPGYEADDVIGTLAKRAEAQGLNVRIVTSDRDAYQLLSERVKVLTSDFKLLGPDEVLEKYGVTVGQWVDYRALTGDASDNIPGAKGIGPKTAAKLLQEHGSLDAVLQAAEAGALKPKGTQEKIAASVQDVLFSRELSCMVTDLPLDVELGALRGHGDRDAALAILRELELNSLLKDVDALMSAQAAGDVASAPATLALGAPATEAWTTPTEDAAWGYRLSREDELSAHLLDAATFGAEVARVAPHASAEEGATPSVDLSAFEGVRVVNAVNAKALATHLQVRGVSVEPGEDPLLIAYLLDNTVTNASLLAQAHLGAPWPDDAPTRALATAQLLTALRPQLDEKRAQLYKDVERPLAHVLARMEVRGVRLDSAYLRGLSDSLGARAQELDARIQELAGHPFSVNSRDQLESVLYDELGLASGKKTKLTGKRSTAVSALEPLRDEHPIIPLLLEYRELTKLKGTYLDPLPNLVNPLTGRLHTTFAQTAVATGRLSSLNPNLQNIPIRSETGREIRKGFIADDGFCLISADYSQIELRLLAHIADDALMQEAFVGGADIHRRTAAQVLGVMEDLVTPNQRRAAKTVNFGVLYGMSAHRLSNDLGISFAEASRFIERYFATYPRIREYIDATLAFGREHGYVETMYGRRRLVPELRSANRTMREAGERVAYNMPIQGTAADIIKIAMVELDEQLSALGARLLLQVHDELLIEAPSDRADEVAALTRRVMEGVVTLKVPLRVEIGTGPNWYDTK
- the lepB gene encoding signal peptidase I, with the protein product MPHPAHSPPARSTLRRVWREWVLGAILPVWLVTTFLFTFARVDGASMQPTLHTGEVLLLLKYPRWARAWHLSGAFPRRGDIIVFKGPADSPYSTEPGPFGRPHRPYLVKRVVGLPGDTVDVEDGTVHVNGHALREPYASGPTEQDHAPVRVPAGHVYVLGDNRIIGESVDSRLFGPVDLRDVAGPVPLRLWPPARLTTR
- a CDS encoding helix-turn-helix transcriptional regulator — its product is MTFHDPTHLARAVRSIHALFSHTPQWTESRVMQETHLHRTLVREALATLVREHHVLQTYATVYGQSLFVRAPSHDPAERADGAPLSMQDLRVLHALDQKPDSASHLGRLLNLTLPATNQSLSHLNSRGLVHVRYVGMLAIYQRTRSMAMPTATLSS